From a region of the Deltaproteobacteria bacterium genome:
- a CDS encoding Rieske 2Fe-2S domain-containing protein: protein MGEFIRVAAPADIPAGQGRTFEVNGKKVAVFNCDGEFYAIDDTCKHRGGPLGDGDLDGCIVACPWHGWTYDVTTGVSPDDPDAAVDRYEVKVDADGVHVAV from the coding sequence ATGGGTGAGTTTATTCGTGTGGCAGCTCCCGCTGACATCCCGGCGGGGCAGGGGCGGACCTTCGAGGTGAACGGAAAGAAGGTGGCCGTCTTCAACTGTGACGGCGAATTCTATGCGATCGATGACACGTGCAAGCACCGCGGTGGGCCGCTCGGCGACGGCGATCTGGACGGCTGCATTGTGGCGTGCCCGTGGCACGGGTGGACGTACGATGTGACCACCGGTGTGTCGCCCGACGACCCCGACGCCGCTGTCGATCGATACGAAGTGAAAGTCGATGCCGACGGGGTACACGTGGCCGTCTGA
- the infA gene encoding translation initiation factor IF-1, which produces MAKDDLIQFQGTVMESLAGGQFRVQGEKGRQFTARISGRLRRFHIKVIPGDRVTVAVSPYDPTHGFIVHRG; this is translated from the coding sequence GTGGCGAAGGACGATCTGATTCAGTTCCAAGGCACGGTGATGGAATCGCTGGCCGGGGGCCAGTTCCGCGTGCAGGGCGAGAAGGGCCGTCAATTCACCGCTCGCATCAGCGGTCGCTTGCGGCGATTCCACATCAAGGTGATCCCCGGCGACCGCGTCACCGTCGCCGTCTCTCCCTACGACCCGACGCACGGCTTCATCGTGCATCGCGGCTAA
- the rpsU gene encoding 30S ribosomal protein S21: MGETSELREDAPSHSHRGNDASHSPVRRSQALTVVVDDRGVESALRTFKKLVMREGLLKDLKRHEHYEKPGDRKRRKTREAIRRRRRQAARVLRVRGPVS, translated from the coding sequence ATGGGAGAAACCAGCGAGCTGCGTGAAGACGCACCGTCGCACAGTCATCGAGGCAACGATGCCTCTCACTCGCCGGTGCGCCGCTCGCAGGCGCTCACCGTGGTCGTCGACGATCGCGGTGTCGAGTCGGCTCTACGAACCTTCAAAAAACTGGTGATGCGCGAGGGCCTGCTCAAGGATCTCAAGCGGCACGAACACTACGAGAAGCCCGGCGATCGCAAACGCCGCAAGACCCGCGAAGCGATTCGACGCCGCCGCCGGCAAGCCGCCCGCGTGCTGCGCGTACGCGGCCCGGTCTCCTAA